One Entelurus aequoreus isolate RoL-2023_Sb linkage group LG09, RoL_Eaeq_v1.1, whole genome shotgun sequence genomic window carries:
- the LOC133656885 gene encoding uncharacterized protein LOC133656885 encodes MREEGCHKEPKYIIFESCLQSLVKWCHCPVCGSQDISPSWDSNGTQLTMTLQCASCDQRSSWSSQPNIGPYAAGNILLSAGILFAGASSGKVLQVLNSIGVVTYVKRTFFNHQELILQPAIKKVWEEQQRTHLTMLQVEGRPLVLGGDGRADSPGHSAKFGTYTTMELVANVVLDLQVVQSNECLGSYHMEMEGLKRMVELLISWDLDVGVLVTDRHRQIAKWIRENMPNTRHCYDIWHVAKSIGKKLKAIVKHKDCEDLKPWVQSIINHLYWAAVSTPPGEGELLVAKWKSVERHIQNIHKDHGDLFPICTHGQLQRQKKWLKQSSRSAVKLEEVVNNKSLLKDIAMLSGEPQTSKEEAFHSLIIQFAPKMYVFSYIGMLCRNLLAGLHWNENSSRPIATTQAGAERYAVRYPKYKAGGHVVKKIATEPTYRYVDDLIREVVAGCRQTPDERTPLSVTVDVPPFLCDELEKPDKEEAIVKHRSRFGKCEMPSR; translated from the exons atgcgtgaagagggctgccacaaggaaccgaagtacatcatctttgagtcgtgcctccagagtctcgtcaagtggtgtcactgtccagtctgtggcagccaggacataagcccttcttgggattcgaacggtacacagctgaccatgactcttcaatgtgcatcatgtgaccagaggagtagttggagcagccagccaaacattggcccttatgccgcgggcaacatcctgctgtctgctggcatcctcttcgctggggcatcttctggcaaggtgttgcaagtgctgaacagcatcggagtggtcacgtatgtgaagaggacatttttcaaccaccaggagctcatcctgcagccagccatcaaaaaggtgtgggaggaacagcaacggacgcacctcaccatgctgcaggtggaaggccgacccctcgtccttggtggtgatgggcgagcagacagtccgggacacagcgccaagttcggtacctacaccacaatggagcttgtggccaatgtggttctcgaccttcaggttgtacag agcaacgaatgtcttggcagctaccatatggagatggaaggactgaagaggatggtggaactgctgatcagctgggacctggatgtcggggtgctggtgacagaccgacacagacagatcgctaaatggattcgtgaaaacatgcccaatacacggcactgctatgacatctggcatgttgcaaaat ccatcggaaagaaactgaaggccatcgtcaagcataaggactgtgaagacctgaagccttgggtgcaaagtataatcaaccacctctactgggcagcagtgtctacaccgcctggagagggggaacttctggttgccaagtggaagtctgtggagcgacacattcagaacatccacaaggaccatggcgacctcttcccaatttgtactcatggacaactgcaacggcaaaagaaatggctcaaacaaa gttcacgctcagcagtgaaactggaggaggtggtcaacaacaagtccctgcTAAAAGATATCGCCATGCTGTCGGGTGAACCCCAGACTTCCAAGGAGGAGGCGTTCCATAGCCttatcatacag ttcgcaccgaaaatgtatgtcttctcatacatcggaatgctgtgcag gaacctgcttgctgggctgcactggaacgaaaattcgagccgccctatagccactacacaagcgggtgctgagcgctatgcagtacgctacccgaagtataaagcagggggccatgtggtcaagaaaatcgcgacagagccaacatacc gctacgtagatgacttgatcagggaggttgttgctggctgcagacagacccctgacgagagaacaccactcagcgtcactgtggatgtgcctcccttcctctgcgatgaactggagaagccagacaaggaggaagccatcgtcaagcacaggagtcgcttcggtaagtgtgaaatgccctcccggtaa
- the LOC133656884 gene encoding uncharacterized protein LOC133656884 → MMAARSESDSDRDSDDFSINLSEDERFVDEESASEGLVGSGSDSDREEAVRGIEPYRFEPDADEDGQEDAAAIDAGGAHDIDRLENTEWCTCQNCVNMETVAECVCCSEIEAVTRTMEEEGVKTCIIDHHGFPSVCLDEWVLQTAYNAYKQQYGVLQQQQNERRRHTAYRQFVRFCWGYLGKDIRVVLPACVVHKIRTTFPSMDYTGFQDVQ, encoded by the exons atgatggccgccagatctgagagcgattctgaccgagatagcgacgatttctccattaatttgagcgaggatgaacgatttgtggatgaggaaagtgcaagtgaaggactagtggggagtggaagcgattcagatagggaagaagctgtgagagggatagagccataccgctttgaacccgacgctgatgaagacggtcaggaggacgctgctgctattgatgctggaggagcacacgacatagatcgccttgagaatacagaatg gtgtacatgtcaaaactgtgtgaacatggagacagtggctgagtgtgtctgctgtagtgaaatagaggcagtgaccagaacgatggaggaggagggggtgaagacgtgcatcatagaccaccatggctttccatctgtgtgtctggatgaatgggtgctgcagacagcgtataacgcctacaaacagcaatatggcgtgctgcagcaacagcaaaatga gcggagacgacacacagcctaccgacagtttgtccgcttctgctggggatatctgggaaaggacataagggtggtactaccagcttgtgtagtacataagattaggacaacattcccatcgatggactacacggggttccaagacgtgcagtga